GGAATACGCAAGGGCAGTGGTGGAGCACATAAAGGCAACTACAGGAAACGTGCTGTTGATAGACTTTGACCTTCTAAAGGAAAGGGCAAAGAATGTTAAGGACTCTGTTAAGAAGATAAACTTCGTGCTTTCGGTAGGATTGGAGAACTTTAAAAGAAAACCTATGTATTACGATAGAGTAAAGTATTTTTATCATGTAGCTTACGATTCTCTCTTTGACATATGCAAACACTTAGCACCAAAATTTGGAATAAAGAAGTTTGGGGATGACTGTCTTCTGAAAATGCTAGAGCACAGAATAATTTCGGAGGAACACAGGGATGTAATTATTAAGATGATAAAGCTTAAGAACAAGTTAATAAGTACATTTGATATACCTCAGGAAGAACTATACAGGGATTTAGGTGAACTAAAAGACCAGTTTGAACCAATTATGAAAGAGATATCCGCTTCTCTTAAAAACCTGATAGAAAAAGTTTCCTTAAGTCAAAAAAAACACCTAAAAAACAACCAAGAGAAAGAAAAGGACCAAAGGGAATAGCAAAGCTTGCACTTTTGTTTTTTATCATGATGGGAAGGGCGTAAGCCAACCCAATAACACTTCCAAGAAAAACCGCACTAATCACGCCCCATACACCAGCCACGGACCCTATAAAAGCCATCAGCTCTACGTCCCCAAAACCCAATCCTTCCATCTTTCTTATCTTTGTGTAGTAAAGGTATATAAGCAAGAAAGGCAAAGCACCAGATATTGCTCCTACAAAGCTTTCAAAAAGGCTAAAGTCAGGTCTAAAAACAGAAGTTATAAAGCCAAAAAGAACACCACCAAGTATTATTGGCTCTGGCATGCTGAAAGTATCCCAGTCTATCATGCTAAGAACAAGAAGTGCGGAAAAGAAGACATAAAAGACTAAGGCGGATAAACTGGTTCCCCAATTGTAATAACAAGCTACAGCCAAAAACCCACTTGCTACTTCAACTAAGGGATATCTCAAAGGTATTTTACTTTTGCAGTTTCTACATTTACCTTGCAGGACTATGTAAGAAACAATCGGTATGTTGTCATACCATTTTATGGGACTTTGACACTTTGGGCAGTGGGAGGGAGGACTGACGATAGATAAACCTCTTGGAATCCGATATATCAAAACATTGTAAAAACTTCCAAGCACTGAGCCAATCACAAAAAGAAGAACGTAGACCACAACTTTATTTTAAAATATTATTACAGCACCCATGGAAATCATAGATATCCCGATAGAAGAAGAAGTAAAGCAGTCTTACATAGACTACGCAATGTCTGTTATTGTGGGGAGGGCAATACCGGATGTTAGGGATGGGCTAAAGCCTGTTCAAAGGCGCATTCTGTATGCTATGTATGACATGGGGCTATTGCCTGATAAGAATTTTGTAAAAAGTGCAAGGATCGTTGGCACAGTTTTGGGATATTTTCATCCTCACGGTGATCAGGCAGTTTACGAAGCTCTTGTGAGAATGGCCCAGGACTTTGTTATGAACTATCCACTTATAGTAGGGCAGGGGAACTTTGGTTCCATTGACGGCGATCCACCCGCCGCAATGAGATACACGGAAGCCAAACTATCCAAGTATGCCCTTTTGATGCTTGAGGACATAGACAAGGATACAGTGGATTTTGTGCCGAACTTTGACGGTTCTGCGTTAGAGCCTCAGGTTTTGCCTTCTAAGTTTCCGAACCTTCTTTGTAATGGCACTTCCGGCATAGCCGTAGGTTTGGCTACCTCCATACCACCTCATAACCTAAAAGAGGTTGCCAAAGCTTTGATCCTTGTGGCCCAAAACCCAGATGTAGAGACAGAGCAAATAATGGAATACCTAAAAGGTCCTGACTTCCCCACGGGGGGAATAGTTGAGAACTATCAAGAGCTTATAGAGTTCTACAAAAGGGGTAAAGGACAGGTCAGAATTAGGGCAAAGGCGCACATAGAAAAGGTTTCTGGTGGTAGGGAGCAAATAGTCATAACAGAAATACCCTATCAGGTGAATAAGTCGGAGCTAATAAAAAGGATGGCAGAATTGGTAAAGGAAGGAAGGTTAAAAGAGATATCGGACATAAGGGATGAATCAGACAAGGAAGGTCTCAGAATTGTAGTTGAACTCAAAAGGGAAGCAAAAGGTTCTGAAGTCCTGGAAAAGCTTTATAGATACACACAGCTTAGAAGAAACTTTCCCATAAACTTTGTGGTCCTCATAGACGGGGAACCAAGGCAGGTGGGGATAAAGGTATTACTTCAGGAGTTTATACGCCACAGACTGGAAGTCATATACAGAAGGTCAAAGTATTACTTAAAAAAGGCAGAGGAAAGACTCCACATAGTCAATGGTTTGATGATAGCCCTTTCTAATTTGGATCAAGTTATTCAGGATATTAGAACTTCCAAGGACGGAGTGGAGGCAAAAGAAAAGCTTATGAAAAATTATTCACTAACTGAAGTGCAGGCAAACGCAGTGCTGGAACTCAGACTCCAGAGACTTACTTCCTTGGAAAGAAAGAAGTTAGAGGAAGAGGAAAAGGAATTAAGAGAAAAGATAGCCTACTACAGAAAACTGGTGGAGAGTGAGGAGGAGCGAGTAAAGCTCTTCATTGAGGAGACTTCCAAATTGGCTGAGTCTTTCCCAACAATCAGAAGGACGTTCGTGGAAGGAGTAGGTCAGGAGTCTAAGACAGGCAGTATAACAGTGGTAATATTCTCAGACGGAAGGGTACTACCTTTGGAAAACATAAAGAGCGGGGAAGTGATAAACGTGCTGGAGGTACCCTTTGACGATGGGTTGTTTATGGTGTCTAACAGGGGCAAGGTGTACTGGATAGCAGGAGTTCAGGCTTTGCAGGGTAGCAGGGTGTCCTTCAAAGAGCCAGAAGAGAGAGTTATAGGTGCCTTTGTAAGATCCCAAGCCATGGACAGGCTACTTCTCGCTACAAGCAAAGGATACATAAAGAAAATACCCTTGGTAGACTTTGAATACAAGGCTCAAGGAATAAGTGTGATAAAGCTAACGGACGATCAGGGAGAGGTGGTAAGGCTCATCCAATCTCCGGAAGAGGGAGAAGTTCTTTTCTTCACTAAGGAAGGGAAGGTGTTGAGGTTTCCAATCTTGGAAGTTTCTCCTACCACTGTGGGATCCAAAGGAGTGGCTGGCATAAAGGTTGAAAGGGATGATGAAGTGGTGGGCCTAAGGGTCATAAGAGACGAGGACTTCTTGCTATTGATAACAGACAAGGGCAGGATAAAAAAGATAGAGGCAAGCAGGATACCAACCAAGAGTAGGGCAAGCAAGGGTGTAGGAGTCTTGGTTTTAATAAAAGAGGAGCTGGTAGATGTTATACCTGTAAAGAAAGAGGAGGAGATTGAAATTATGCTTGTTACTGCTGAGGGCTCTGTGTTTTACGACAGATTAAAGGAGGAAGAAATTCCAACGGGTAAATTTACACGAAGGTGGGGCATAGAAGGAGACAGATTAGTTAAAGTTGTTATAAAGAAACGTTTATAATAATTCCTTTGAGGAGGAAAAGATGATAAGCGCAGAGTTGGTAAAACAGCTAAGAGAAATAACCGGTGCGGGAATGTTGGAGTGTAAAAAAGCCTTGGAAGAAGCTCAAGGAGATATAGAAAAGGCCAAAGAAATACTTCGGATAAGAGGTCTTGCCAAGGCTGAAAAGAAGGCAGGAAGAGAGACAAAGGAAGGCATAATACAAACCTTTGTATCTGAAGACAGAAAGACAGGGGTGATAATAGAGCTAAACTGCGAAACAGACTTTGTGGCAAAGAACGAAAAGTTCGTAGAGCTGGCTCTTAACCTGGCAAAGCACATAGCAAGCCTTCCTGAAAATGCCAACAAATCGGGAACCTTTGAAGATATTAGCCAGCAGACTTTCTTCGCCGACCCTTCCCAAAAGCTGGAAGAAGTTGTAAAGTCAGCCATATCAAAAATAGGAGAGAACATAAAGCTAAGTAGGTGGGTAAGGTTTGATGCGGAAGGCTACGTGCATGCTTACGTGCATGGAATAGGTAGAGTAGGTGTCCTGATGGAGTATAAAGCGGATAGTCTTTCGGACGACATTTTGAGGCTTGCTCAGGATATTGTCCTTCAGATTGCGGCTATGAAGCCTGAATTCGTCAGCGTAGAGTCTGTCCCTTCGGAGGTGTTGGAAAGGGAAAGAAGAATATTGGCGGAGCAAACACGCCAAGAAGGAAAGCCAGAGAACATAATAGAGAAGATCGTGGAAGGTAAGCTCAAAAAGTTTTACCAAGAGAAAGTCCTCCTTGAACAGCCCTTCATAAAGGATGAGAAAAAAACAGTAAAGCAGTACATCTCAGAAACTGGTCTAAGCTTTGAGGTGGTGAGGTTTGCAAGGTTTGAAGTGGGCTCTGCTTGATGGATCCCATATATAACAGAATCCTCTTAAAGCTGTCTGGAGAAGCCTTTGCAGGAAGTCAAAACTACGGTATAGATCCAAATTTTCTGGAGTATATAACGGTAGAGATAAGCGATTTGGTAAAGGCTGGAGTTCAGGTAGCAGTTGTCATAGGGGGTGGAAACATATTCAGGGGAATACAAGGTCTGGAAATAGGTATAGATAGAGCCACTGGAGATTACATGGGGATGCTTGCTACTGTGATAAACGCTTTGGCCTTGCAATCTGCTTTGGAAAAGCTTGCAGGCATACCAACTAGGGTGCTGTCTGCTTTGGAGATAAGACAGGTTGCAGAACCTTACATCAGAAGAAGGGCCATAAGGCACTTAGAAAAAGGGAGGGTAGTTATCTTTGCCGCAGGCACAGGCAATCCTTTCTTTTCTACAGACACCGCCGGAGCACTCAGAGCGGTTGAGATCTCAGCCCAGCTTTTTATAAAAGCAACCAAGGTTGACGGCATATACACCGATGATCCTTTGAAAAATCCACAAGCAAAGTTCATAGACCAAATATCCTACCTTGACGCTATAAACATGGGACTAAGGATCATGGATCACACCGCTTTAACATTGTGTATGGAAAACAAGCTTCCCATCCTTGTGCTAAACATTAACAAACCCGGCAACCTTTTAAGGGCTGTTATGGGTGAAAAGGTCGGTTCCTTGGTTAAGTAAGCTTTCTACCTCTGCTCTTACCTCTTGCACCACATCCTCCAGGCTTTTACCTTCTGGATAAACCGGCTTTCCAAAGACTACTTTTATCTT
The genomic region above belongs to Thermocrinis sp. and contains:
- a CDS encoding DUF86 domain-containing protein; protein product: MERKVNISLILESFHNLEKAYADLKKLISIGKDEFVNNKLVWDKVRVDFNLAFESCMRPCRHLSVVYGLKTTSKDCLVKLGEYLGFEYLENLQNITDFYFKYRDLKETMNPEELYNFLEKNLHVFKEYARAVVEHIKATTGNVLLIDFDLLKERAKNVKDSVKKINFVLSVGLENFKRKPMYYDRVKYFYHVAYDSLFDICKHLAPKFGIKKFGDDCLLKMLEHRIISEEHRDVIIKMIKLKNKLISTFDIPQEELYRDLGELKDQFEPIMKEISASLKNLIEKVSLSQKKHLKNNQEKEKDQRE
- a CDS encoding prepilin peptidase yields the protein MVYVLLFVIGSVLGSFYNVLIYRIPRGLSIVSPPSHCPKCQSPIKWYDNIPIVSYIVLQGKCRNCKSKIPLRYPLVEVASGFLAVACYYNWGTSLSALVFYVFFSALLVLSMIDWDTFSMPEPIILGGVLFGFITSVFRPDFSLFESFVGAISGALPFLLIYLYYTKIRKMEGLGFGDVELMAFIGSVAGVWGVISAVFLGSVIGLAYALPIMIKNKSASFAIPFGPFLSLGCFLGVFFDLRKLFLSGF
- a CDS encoding DNA topoisomerase (ATP-hydrolyzing) → MEIIDIPIEEEVKQSYIDYAMSVIVGRAIPDVRDGLKPVQRRILYAMYDMGLLPDKNFVKSARIVGTVLGYFHPHGDQAVYEALVRMAQDFVMNYPLIVGQGNFGSIDGDPPAAMRYTEAKLSKYALLMLEDIDKDTVDFVPNFDGSALEPQVLPSKFPNLLCNGTSGIAVGLATSIPPHNLKEVAKALILVAQNPDVETEQIMEYLKGPDFPTGGIVENYQELIEFYKRGKGQVRIRAKAHIEKVSGGREQIVITEIPYQVNKSELIKRMAELVKEGRLKEISDIRDESDKEGLRIVVELKREAKGSEVLEKLYRYTQLRRNFPINFVVLIDGEPRQVGIKVLLQEFIRHRLEVIYRRSKYYLKKAEERLHIVNGLMIALSNLDQVIQDIRTSKDGVEAKEKLMKNYSLTEVQANAVLELRLQRLTSLERKKLEEEEKELREKIAYYRKLVESEEERVKLFIEETSKLAESFPTIRRTFVEGVGQESKTGSITVVIFSDGRVLPLENIKSGEVINVLEVPFDDGLFMVSNRGKVYWIAGVQALQGSRVSFKEPEERVIGAFVRSQAMDRLLLATSKGYIKKIPLVDFEYKAQGISVIKLTDDQGEVVRLIQSPEEGEVLFFTKEGKVLRFPILEVSPTTVGSKGVAGIKVERDDEVVGLRVIRDEDFLLLITDKGRIKKIEASRIPTKSRASKGVGVLVLIKEELVDVIPVKKEEEIEIMLVTAEGSVFYDRLKEEEIPTGKFTRRWGIEGDRLVKVVIKKRL
- the tsf gene encoding translation elongation factor Ts, whose product is MISAELVKQLREITGAGMLECKKALEEAQGDIEKAKEILRIRGLAKAEKKAGRETKEGIIQTFVSEDRKTGVIIELNCETDFVAKNEKFVELALNLAKHIASLPENANKSGTFEDISQQTFFADPSQKLEEVVKSAISKIGENIKLSRWVRFDAEGYVHAYVHGIGRVGVLMEYKADSLSDDILRLAQDIVLQIAAMKPEFVSVESVPSEVLERERRILAEQTRQEGKPENIIEKIVEGKLKKFYQEKVLLEQPFIKDEKKTVKQYISETGLSFEVVRFARFEVGSA
- the pyrH gene encoding UMP kinase, with protein sequence MDPIYNRILLKLSGEAFAGSQNYGIDPNFLEYITVEISDLVKAGVQVAVVIGGGNIFRGIQGLEIGIDRATGDYMGMLATVINALALQSALEKLAGIPTRVLSALEIRQVAEPYIRRRAIRHLEKGRVVIFAAGTGNPFFSTDTAGALRAVEISAQLFIKATKVDGIYTDDPLKNPQAKFIDQISYLDAINMGLRIMDHTALTLCMENKLPILVLNINKPGNLLRAVMGEKVGSLVK